A single genomic interval of Flavobacteriales bacterium harbors:
- the radC gene encoding DNA repair protein RadC: protein MADEQRSTPGRLTIREWASDDRPRERLLSHGAGALSDAELLAILIRSGTVQASALDLARQVLVLAGNDLGRLGRLSVAQLMQVKGLGEAKAISIAAALELGRRRRDASPEQRTRITTSAVAFELLHPLMADLMHEEFWLLLLDRGNAVTGKVRVSQGGMHGTVADPKVIFREAIDRRAAGVVLAHNHPSGRAIPSEEDVRLTRKLVEGGRLLDIAVHDHLIITATGYYSFADNGSL, encoded by the coding sequence ATGGCCGACGAGCAGCGTTCCACCCCGGGCCGGCTCACCATCCGCGAATGGGCCAGCGACGACCGGCCTCGTGAGCGGCTGCTGAGCCATGGCGCCGGTGCCTTGAGCGATGCCGAGCTCCTGGCCATCCTGATCCGGTCGGGTACCGTACAGGCCAGCGCGCTCGATCTGGCCCGCCAGGTGCTGGTGCTCGCGGGCAACGACCTCGGCAGGCTCGGCCGCTTGAGCGTGGCCCAGCTCATGCAGGTCAAAGGGCTCGGCGAGGCCAAGGCCATCAGTATCGCGGCCGCGCTGGAGCTGGGCCGTCGTCGACGCGATGCGAGCCCCGAACAGCGGACGAGGATCACCACCAGTGCGGTGGCGTTCGAGCTGCTGCATCCGCTGATGGCGGACCTGATGCACGAGGAGTTCTGGCTGCTCCTGCTCGACCGTGGCAACGCCGTCACCGGCAAGGTGCGCGTGAGCCAGGGCGGCATGCACGGCACCGTCGCCGACCCGAAGGTCATCTTCCGCGAGGCGATCGACCGCCGGGCCGCAGGGGTGGTGCTCGCCCACAACCACCCGAGCGGGCGCGCCATCCCCAGCGAAGAGGACGTCCGCCTCACCCGCAAGCTCGTTGAGGGCGGGCGGCTGCTGGACATCGCCGTGCACGACCATCTCATCATCACCGCCACCGGCTACTACAGCTTTGCCGACAACGGCTCGCTCTGA
- the wecB gene encoding UDP-N-acetylglucosamine 2-epimerase (non-hydrolyzing) — MSAPLEILTVVGARPQLVKAAVLARCIADRFSARLRQRILHTGQHYDPALSDVFFHDLGLSAPDISLGVGAASIPVQTARMLEGIAGAIGEQRPDLVLVFGDTTSTLAGALAGAQCGVPVAHVEAGLRAHDRSMPEELNRIVADRLSTWLFCPTETSVTNLGAEGIRDTAGAAHDPDAPAVRLVGDLLCDHVLGTLPRAEARSEALRSMGLRPDGYLLATVHRAANSNDVDRLSGIVEGLRMSARATGLPVVWPLHPRVRQLLDSPAHAGVNERLRQSPELRVVAPQGPLDMLALTRHAAVVITDSGGLQKEAAILRRPCVVLRDRTEWVELVSSGRATLADADPGRIAAAAQAGIGLHLADPSGLYGDGDSAGRICSILLGER; from the coding sequence ATGTCCGCGCCGCTCGAGATCCTGACGGTGGTGGGGGCAAGGCCCCAGCTGGTGAAGGCGGCGGTGCTGGCCCGATGCATCGCCGATCGGTTCTCCGCGCGGCTCCGTCAGCGCATCCTCCACACCGGTCAGCACTACGATCCCGCGCTCTCCGATGTGTTCTTCCACGACCTGGGGCTGTCGGCGCCGGACATCTCACTCGGCGTGGGCGCGGCCTCCATCCCTGTGCAGACCGCGCGCATGCTGGAGGGCATTGCGGGTGCGATCGGTGAACAGCGTCCCGACCTCGTGCTGGTGTTCGGTGATACCACCAGCACCCTGGCCGGAGCACTGGCCGGGGCCCAGTGCGGGGTGCCGGTGGCCCACGTGGAGGCGGGCCTGCGTGCGCACGATCGCAGCATGCCGGAGGAGCTCAACCGCATCGTGGCCGATCGGCTTTCCACCTGGTTGTTCTGCCCCACGGAGACCTCGGTGACCAACCTGGGCGCTGAGGGCATCCGTGATACCGCGGGTGCGGCCCATGACCCCGACGCGCCGGCAGTGCGGCTGGTGGGCGACCTTCTTTGCGACCATGTACTGGGCACGCTCCCACGGGCTGAAGCACGTTCTGAAGCGCTGCGCTCCATGGGGCTGCGCCCGGACGGATACCTGCTGGCCACGGTGCACCGCGCCGCGAACAGCAACGATGTGGACCGGCTCTCCGGGATCGTCGAGGGCCTGCGCATGTCCGCCCGGGCCACGGGCCTGCCGGTGGTGTGGCCCCTTCATCCGCGTGTGCGGCAGCTGCTCGACAGCCCCGCGCACGCCGGTGTCAATGAACGATTGCGGCAGAGCCCGGAACTGCGGGTGGTGGCCCCACAAGGCCCCCTGGACATGCTGGCCCTTACCCGGCATGCGGCCGTGGTGATCACCGATTCCGGTGGATTGCAGAAGGAGGCCGCCATCCTGCGACGGCCCTGCGTGGTGCTCCGCGACCGCACGGAATGGGTGGAGCTTGTGAGCTCCGGAAGAGCCACGCTGGCGGATGCGGACCCCGGCCGGATCGCCGCCGCGGCGCAAGCGGGTATCGGGCTGCACCTCGCCGATCCGTCCGGTCTGTACGGGGATGGTGATTCCGCAGGCCGCATCTGTTCCATCCTGCTCGGTGAGCGCTGA